Proteins encoded by one window of Marixanthomonas sp. SCSIO 43207:
- a CDS encoding serine hydrolase, protein MKTVFIGFLLLVGVSAAGQQTIPSSIEQLVTAQFEKEHIQSGIVHVYSKSRGLNIQWANSKEDTITTHSPFYTASITKLLTATAIGILQDQKKLHFDDSVAQYLPPSLLNKLHVLDGNEYSNDITLAHLLQHTSGLPDYFTDTTTDNSPNVINQLLLKPNKVWSPEELIQFTKDKMTPHFKPGLGHYYTDTGYVLLALVVETVSDMPFHQFLHRHVFQPLGMTHSYINLKSTPIDKSLPMAAFYAGTHKLSAIPSLSADWGGGGLVSTTQDLITFFKAYHADDLLQKETRLMMQNWVDETVGMHYGFGIRKVSFSNLLDTETSLHVLGHSGSTASFLWYCPELDTYVSGTLNQLEASKNALLLVYDILHVIENN, encoded by the coding sequence ATGAAAACGGTCTTTATAGGGTTCTTGCTGTTAGTAGGGGTGTCTGCTGCTGGTCAGCAAACGATACCTTCTAGCATTGAACAGCTGGTTACGGCCCAATTTGAAAAAGAACACATTCAAAGTGGTATCGTGCACGTATATTCTAAGTCTCGAGGGCTCAACATACAATGGGCCAACAGTAAAGAAGATACGATTACAACCCACAGTCCTTTTTACACGGCAAGCATCACCAAGTTATTGACAGCAACAGCCATTGGGATATTACAAGACCAAAAGAAGCTGCATTTTGATGATAGCGTAGCTCAATACCTGCCACCATCCCTTTTGAATAAGCTGCATGTGCTTGACGGTAACGAGTATTCAAATGATATTACCCTTGCGCACCTATTACAACATACCTCGGGATTGCCCGATTATTTTACAGATACCACGACGGACAACAGTCCTAATGTAATCAATCAATTACTACTAAAGCCCAACAAGGTATGGTCACCGGAGGAGTTGATACAATTCACAAAAGATAAGATGACGCCTCATTTTAAACCGGGACTTGGGCATTATTATACAGACACAGGCTATGTATTATTGGCCTTGGTGGTTGAAACGGTAAGCGATATGCCCTTCCATCAATTTTTGCATCGGCACGTATTTCAGCCGTTGGGTATGACTCATTCTTATATCAACTTAAAGTCTACTCCCATTGACAAATCCCTTCCTATGGCTGCATTTTATGCCGGCACTCATAAGCTATCGGCTATACCTAGTTTAAGTGCCGATTGGGGTGGAGGCGGTCTGGTGTCAACAACCCAAGACCTTATCACCTTTTTTAAAGCCTACCACGCAGATGACCTTCTGCAAAAAGAAACCCGTTTGATGATGCAAAACTGGGTAGATGAAACGGTGGGGATGCACTATGGTTTTGGCATACGAAAGGTATCTTTTAGCAACCTACTCGATACAGAAACATCCTTACACGTTCTAGGACATAGCGGTAGTACAGCTTCCTTTTTGTGGTACTGTCCAGAGCTAGACACCTATGTTTCAGGAACCTTAAATCAGTTGGAAGCTTCCAAAAATGCATTACTTTTGGTATATGATATACTCCATGTGATAGAAAACAACTAA
- a CDS encoding S41 family peptidase — MCHGFLAQTLEKKEWQEDLKVYKTSLEEKHIDLYHSISKEAFQKEWQAIYENVDTKNDFEIILDLMRLTRRINDGHTAISLRNKALHRFPFKLKQLENKWYVVQTLPKHSDILKSSLESINGIPIDTIAQQVASVAQYVENAYSLTERTASYLPISELLFHLQILDSPNKASFRFRTQTQEVVAVDLAAIPADSWEERIKAEVQLTIPELTIPDDATSTLWFAPIAGTKALYIQFKAYPTFEDMQAFGEAVVAYIQQHNLQRLIIDMRENGGGDLYVGIVLAYALNLADSIDWKDGVYVLTSNKTFSAATSNAALFNQLLHATLVGQPTGSNPNGYQDMDSVTLPHSNLVLTYSKRLFTLSNQPNTALQPDIPVYQKHSDFVNNIDTVLHVLTQRL, encoded by the coding sequence ATGTGCCACGGATTCCTCGCACAAACACTAGAAAAAAAGGAATGGCAAGAAGACCTAAAGGTGTATAAAACCTCTTTGGAAGAAAAACATATAGACCTATACCATTCCATATCGAAAGAAGCGTTTCAGAAAGAATGGCAAGCCATATATGAGAATGTTGATACAAAAAATGATTTTGAAATCATCTTAGATTTGATGCGTTTAACAAGGCGCATCAACGATGGCCATACGGCTATTTCCTTACGAAATAAAGCCCTACATCGTTTTCCTTTCAAACTAAAACAACTAGAAAACAAGTGGTATGTAGTACAAACGTTGCCAAAACATTCAGATATCTTGAAAAGCAGCTTGGAGTCCATTAACGGCATTCCTATAGATACCATTGCCCAACAAGTGGCAAGCGTAGCGCAGTATGTTGAAAACGCCTATTCACTTACGGAAAGGACAGCAAGCTACCTGCCCATTTCAGAATTGCTTTTTCACCTACAGATACTGGATTCCCCTAACAAAGCTAGCTTCCGTTTCCGAACCCAAACACAAGAAGTTGTAGCGGTTGATCTAGCTGCTATTCCTGCCGATAGTTGGGAAGAACGCATAAAGGCTGAAGTACAGCTAACGATACCGGAGCTCACAATACCCGATGACGCTACATCAACGCTATGGTTTGCCCCAATAGCCGGAACAAAAGCGCTTTATATCCAATTTAAAGCGTACCCAACCTTTGAGGATATGCAGGCATTTGGAGAAGCGGTGGTTGCTTACATTCAGCAACACAACTTGCAGCGATTGATTATCGATATGCGAGAAAACGGAGGAGGGGATTTATATGTAGGTATCGTTCTGGCATATGCACTCAATCTTGCCGACTCCATCGATTGGAAAGATGGCGTGTATGTACTCACAAGTAACAAAACCTTCTCTGCAGCAACTAGCAATGCCGCCCTTTTTAATCAACTGTTACACGCTACTCTGGTAGGGCAGCCTACAGGCTCCAATCCTAACGGGTATCAAGATATGGATAGCGTCACGTTGCCACATTCTAATCTGGTACTTACCTATTCCAAAAGACTGTTTACCCTTTCCAATCAACCCAATACCGCACTGCAACCGGACATCCCAGTGTATCAAAAGCATAGTGATTTTGTAAACAATATCGATACGGTACTTCACGTATTGACACAACGGTTGTAA